The nucleotide window GGCTACATTTTAGCTATTTGATTAAGATTAAAGGTATGTTTATTGAGCAGGTAATTCTCGCTAATTAAGCAGACCAAACACTAGGGATGAAGGGAGAGACTCAGAGCGATAATCCAGGAACTCCAATATCAATACAGTACTGAAACATGTAACTTCATGTATGCCAGAACTCTCACTAATCATAAACCTTGAGTCAAGGAAGAAAATCATTGTACTCACGGTCTTGGTTGACGAAGAGATCCCATCTTTTGACAACTAACTTTGCAGCTGATTTGTTTTTGCGGATTGGTTTCGCCAACGCAAAACCCACACACAATGCACACAGAACCCAGCCAACAGTAAATCGACTCATTGTTTGAAGCCTAAACCCTAAGTCACCGTGAAATTACGCTTGGCTAGTTCTTATGAAAATGGCAAACAGCCTTGAaaggtgttttgaaatcaatcAGTGATATAAGTTGCCAAATTTGGTAATTGCGTTGCTGGCCTCATACCTCACTCAAGGTTTTGGTATGACGTTATGAGGGGTTCAACAAACGCCAATAGGATCTTTCAACGACAAATAAATATTGTGATTAGTCTTACGTCGTTTTAATTTCAAGGTTCTTTTCAGTTGGCTGAAGTCAAGAGTGTATTGAAAACCCAAACGGGTGGCCTCAGGTAAAGGATAGTGTCAGACTGGTCACTATCAAAATGAAGAGGGGTGGGGTATACGATGCGAGAAGGTTATATTTGTCACCCCTCTCCCATTATATCAAGTTTTGTGGTTTACCTAGATCAGTGTATGACCCACCCTTTAACTTCTCCTAATTAAATTGATTTATTTAATTAGATTAATGAATTTAGTTTAATTTAACTTCAGACCCCTaattcaaagaaacaaatctGAGAAAATACttgaatttggaaaaaatacAGCCAATGAAAATTGTTCGTGGTTTGGGTTCTGGTAGGTTGAGAAAGTGGGTaagaaaaattgccaaaaacaccTATTgtgttcgagaaatgacacgTTTTCAAAAATTGGCCATGAATCAAACtctttagcctttgcatagtaATGGTTAGGTtgactcaaaaaataaaattgccgtaaacatgcgaaaaacgactctatacAATCATTTTATagctcttctgtgcaaaaaaaggctcgaaaaagcacctcttattcgagaaatgacaaatTTTCGAAAAGCGGCAAAGTTGGCCATGAAGCAAAGGCTacaggctttgcaaaatgctcagtttggtagcaaaattaaaattgccaaaaacatgcaagaAAAGACTCTACAACCATTTTAGAGCCCTTATGTGCAAAACAAACTGCTCGAAAAGACACttattattcgagaaatgacacgtTTTCGAAAATTGGCCATGAGGTAAAGGCatgtagcctttgcatagtaATGGTTAGGTTGacttaaaaaatgaaattgccaaaaacgactctaaaaGAGAGTCCTCTGTGCAAGAAAAGGcgccaaaaaacacctaatatttgagaaatgacaagttttcgagaAGTGGCAAGGTTGGCCATTAGGCAAAGGCTACagtagccttggcaaaatgcaCAGTTTGGCtccaaaaataaaactgcaaaaaGCGACTCTACAAACACTTTAGAGTTGctctgtacaaaaaaaaaacacctaacattTGAGAAaagacaagttttcgaaaatgccGTTGCAAAATGGGcggtttggctcaaaaaataaaactgcccaAAACATGCGAAGAACGAGTTAACAGTCATTTTATAAccacgttagagttgttttacAAAAGACGGCTAGAacaaaaaatagcttttaggttaTTTTGTATTCATTTTGTTTTCGTTATGTTGTTATGATAATTGTTTCATTCTAATTAAGAGCTAATCATGTTGCATGTCTAAGATGCAACGTGTAAATTTGAACAATCCCTTCGGAAGATGTATCGGTGGAAGCACAGAAAACGTGAAGTaaatattttacttattttcaaaCAATGCCCTCAGTTGTCAAGTGTGTCGCCGCTGCTTGTGTGCTGTTTCTGGTGAAACTACGATGGCCAAAGAAATGCAGTAGTTTCGACATTTTTTTAATGATGTGATTTTTAAAACAGACACAAACTAGGACGGTTGTGCGCTGagtccatccatactaattggGTCATAATCCGACAAGTATTTCCTATTTTTTCAGCCTTCCGAAGTCCAGCTAAAAACTCAGTCGATTGTGGTCCTCCCTTTGCAAAAAGTCCGAAATCGGCCATTTTTGTCGATGATTTGAAAATCATGCTATGAACCTCGCTCCCCGGGATTTCGGCCAGGTGATCGCTTTTGTTTCACATTCCTCAATTCATAGTAGGTAGCAAAAgaccacttcggaaaatacaataacactctttgtttgtccccccaaattttgcataagcattgtttccagtttctcttgggacttacaatggtcccaagagaaaacaaaaacaatgcttatgcaaaatttgggggaacaaacaaacagtattatggtattttccgaaatggctaATTTTCATGTAAATATAACAGCGTTCTAGTTATTTCTtacatgtggtacgttcaaatATGGGCATCTGCATATTTGACAGTTGCCACACGCTTTTGCAGAAATAATCATTTCAAGATTCAGACCATGGTATAAGAAGTCTTGCTATGTTGCATACGGTTTGTGTTGATGAACAATAAGACAAAATAGAATACTGATATTAATATGTCCTAACCATTTGACTGATTTGTAGGGCCTGGCCTGACGCAAAGCCATACTGATGTTATATATTAACCTTGCATTTTGAGTAAATTATTTCGTCACATACGCTCGTGACATGCGCTCAGAGGTTAAAAACGTGCATTTTGGAGTTCCCCAAGGCTCCATCCTGGGCCCAGTGTTATTCAATATTTATGTTGCTGATCTTCAGGATAATGTAAATGTCAAATGCTTCCAGTATGCGGACGACACGACAATCTACGATCATGCCAAAGCATCTGACCTGAATAGCTGCAGAAACACTATCTACCAATCAATTAATAAACTAAGTGCCTGGTCTAAGGAGAGTACACTCGCTTTTAACAACGACAAAACCAAGGTTATGATCCTCTCCACCCCGCAAATGTCCAGAGTACATCGCCTTGACGAGTATGATCCTAACATCGCAGTCAGTGGTTATAAACTAGAACGTATTAAATCCTGCAAACGGCTTGGAGTTCACATCAATGAACACCTTAAGTGGGACGATCACATCAAACACACCGTATCAGGATGCTACGCTTCGCTGTCAGTACTAAGGAAACTGAAGTATCTCGCCAAATATGAGCTCAGAAAGCAGCTAGCAGAAACATTGATTTTGTCAAAACTAGATTATGCGGATCTAGTATTTTACCCTCTACCACAATTCCTACTTCGCCGTTTGCAACGGGTTCAATTCGCTGCTGCAAGTTTTGTACTGGGTCACTATGTTAAGAACTTTCGGGATGTACTTAAAGTTCGGGTGGCTTCCAATCAATGAGAGAAGAGATCTGAACCTCCTGAAATCATGCTTCAAAGCTTTGCATAACGCTGAGACTTGGCCAGActatcttaaaataataaaacaggaatgCCCTAAGGAACTGCATTCAAGCAattcaatagaccatattcgtattctcattattggactggaactagcttgcaatggaggctaatgcgggggaatatattacaaataatttgcatttgaaaagatttccccgcattagcctccattgcaagctagttccagtccaatactgagaatacgaatatggtctattagaTTAGTGGTCCCGACTGAAAACGGCACTTTTCAAGATAATGCGTCGAAACTATTTAAGAATCTAGCAGAAACTATTAGAAATtgtaaagattacaaaaccTTTTTAAGACTCTCACGGAATTTTTTAAGAAGTAGAGTACAGAGCGATTAGTTAGTTTTACTGCAATTCTActgtataatttgtaaatatcttaattctatttattttgtaattgtaatcaatgtaatttaacagagaAGAGCCACCCAGTGGATCtgttaataaatcattattattattattattattattattattattattattatttgtttattcagTTTTACACGAGAACAGAATAATgcagatttgttagaaaaatatCTCCCGCGAGGCCTTAAATTATGTAGAGAAATTCCAGCAAAACTGGAATACACGTGCAAAATGTTTGCGGAGATTTTAACGTCACTGGCCGTGTTTTCAAGAGCGGTTTTACAGGTCGCTTATCAAGTGACAACCGGAAATCGCCTTTCCAACAATTGCCTTTCCAACTCGTTAAGAGTTAAGCTAGTTGCCAAATTTCAATagaattctcattaaatttaagccCCCAAACCCGAGTGGGTAATTAATTTCGGGCAATGAGGAGTCGCTTGCGGTTATTCAAATTAGAAATACAACAGGCGTGCTTTTTTATTCTCCCCccatattattcaaattgaggTAATGGCACGTGCTCTCTCCTCACTTAATCTTACCTATGAACACACGTATTTTTATTTATAAGTCGCTTAACAAAGTCTGCAAACAAGCCACTTTCAGAAATGTTAAGCGAGACAACGCCTTTCGTGAAAACACGGCCATTGATTCTGAAGATCTTGGACCAGAAAAGACTTTAACGTGTTTGTCATTTTCTTAAACATTCACAGCGAATCTCGCTTTTGAGAATTTCGGTCTATGGTGTATTACCATTGTATAAACCGTATCGCATGCTTGCTATATTGCGGTAATAAGGCTGTCTCAGTTGATAATAGTTCGCATAATACGGATTCCTTGCAATTTCAAACTTCTTGGAAAGAGAATAATCGTTTCCATAAAACTGGTTGACAGTTCCCGGATTCACTGAAGATATTGCCATTCTGTTGCTGTACAACGCTCTATTCAATGCTTGGACAGCGGTCTTCTTTCTTTGCGCATAATCATAAATGTTTCCATTTCCCAGACTACCCTGCGCCATTGCGATTCGGCTCCTATACGCTGTGATTGGCCTCTGAACAGCGAACTTCTTTCTCTGCGCATACACGTTTCCATAGAGATTATCAGCGTGTTGGTTACCTGACGACATCGTGATTCTTCTGTTGTATGCCGTACTTGGTATTTGCACAGCGGACTTCTTCCTTTGCGCATACGCATTGGCATAGGGTGACATCATAATTCTGCTATTGTAAGCTGCACCTGGGGTTTCCGCAGTGGACTTCTTTGTAACCTCGAAGTCATTTCCATTGAGCTGGTTGCCAGTCCCTGCATTTGTTGGAGAAGTTGAGGATTTTTCGCTAAACgtgtttttcaaagtttgcacaGCAGTATCAGCTTGCGCGACGAAACTCCTCGCCGGACCTTGCAGTTTCTGAAAATCTTTGTGGTGCGTTATTTTACGGATGAGTGTGAGCATGCGCCGTAGGAATGTCGTGTTAGTGCTGTGCATGATTCTGTTCTTAAGGATATCGAAATTGATTGATGGTTGCGGAAGGTTGACGGTGTCAGAAGCTGGCGCGGTTTGGTATTGGTTTGAAGTGTCTTGTGGTTCCTTTACAAACATTGGATTTCCTTTGGAGATAAAAGCTTGCTGTGTCGGGTTTTTTAAGTTATGAGGCCTTCCATCTGTTGAAGACTTGTTCGGCTCGTTCATGGTTTGGCCAGCGGGTTCATCATCGATCCCAGGTTCCGACGGGGGCTCTTGATCAATTGACTTGCTGTTGTCATCGGCAGCATCTGTATCTGGATCACGCATGTCTGCATGCGCATCGTcgatgttttcattttcattgttcttttcGCCAGAATTCACTGGTTTAGTGGCAGTCTTATTGAAAATCTGCAGTTTGACTTGGTTTCTGTTATATCCACTCACATTCGCAGGCTTgctaaaagaatttttttcaaagttctttattgcgttctcgagtAATGGAGAGACTTTATTTGTGGCAGCATTTTGCGCACTCAAGGGTGCTTGTGTCTTTGCGTCCAGGCTTTTAACGAACAGCGGATTGCCGACGGCCACGTTAGCCACGGTGTGTGAGCGCTCATGAAGTGTATCAGGGTAGAACGTTTGGAGCAAATCGTGCTGCGGTGTTTGCACGTTCAAGTTATCACTATTTGACGCAAGCCGTGAATACTGGTCGACGTTGTTATGGCTGAAAGAACTCGCTAAATACGCCTGTGCAGTTGGGCTGCCGTAGTTACCTTTTTCTAGCGAATTTGAAGCTAGTGTCGTGTATTGTGGATTACTCTTGAATGACAGCGCTAAATCTTGCGAATGGTTTTCGTAGTCGGCAATGGTTGGCCTGGAGGGTTGATTTCTTTGAAAGGAGACATGCGAAGCGCGCTGTGGTACTGCTGCCTTTGCTGTTGAGAGAAAGTCGAAACCtctatttattaataattacgCGTTTGAAATCTCAAGCTAAGTTTTGTACGAAAGCACATGTGCTGATTAAGGAGACAGTAAAACcaattaatttgtaaatatatacACGAGGGCACTCAATTATATGCATGCCAACGATGTCACTAATCGTACCACAGTAACCCCACATCCTTCTCGTTAACATCGCTATCACCTCTAGCGAGAAACACGGACAAAGTAAAAGTCATAATGTGTCCTTCTTACTAGACTCCTCGAAGATGCATGAAGAGTACCTCCAATCCTAAACCAAAAGTAACCCGAACTCAAACGCGAACCCTTACGTTACAAGTAGATGATTTACCGTTAGACACAGAGGGACACAGCGGAACATACGGGACAAAGAGTCCAGTTTTTCCCGAGTGTAGATCTAATTACGCGCGTTTCTGGACAATCAAAACCTGATAAGCGTTCGGGGGAGGGAAATCCCTCGGAACTGAGTCAAGGAATCAATGAGCTAAGCCTTTCTATGAGGACAACTGAGAATTGTGGACAAGTACTCTATCACTAGAAGTAGAGTCTGCTTTAAATTAATTACCTTTCGAAGCGTTAAACTCACCAGGAAAAGCATAATGATAAGGCACTTGCGTCAACTTATGACCTTGGAAAGTTTTAATCACTGAGgaagaaaacaaattgaaatgtTAACGTAACTAAAGACGACAGAAGTTTATTTTGCGACAGAACGGGGTACGAAGTCACATGACTACGGCAGGACTTGCACACTAAGCTTGACATGCACTATTCTTATTTGAGCATACATACGAGTGTCTGCTGCACGCCTTAATTAAGGGGCTCATTATTTGTTAGTTTTTGCCACCCTTCTACTGCATAATTCTGCAGTACATTGAAACTGTCTTTCATACTTATTTCAGATACCACCgttttgtattttcacgaatgTTTTATTACGAATTTTAagagctacgacggctgctgcaacgaaaacgtcacgttacaatagaactttgcgttaggttaagcgTTTTACGATTATTCGAAGTTGGTTACGGTGTAAAAGATACGCAAAGGCACTTTCGCTCAGTTGGCACGAATAGTTTCATCAAGACCGAGAATGAAAGCTTTACATAGCGGGCTCGCGTTGTCTTAAGAACCACAAATATAaacatttcacgtcgtcgtttggcagactacgtcaaagaattgcagCAAAaagtgtgccgcacgtgcagcacgattattttcctcattcaaccaatcaaatcattgactTGTGATTGCCGTCTTCATTTCTTAAACTTCCTATTATCGCCGATACGTCGTTGCGCCTGAGCTGTTTACGTTAACATATCATTAAAGCGTCAACGGTCATCGATTTACGGTGCGTTTCTTGCAGTCTTGATCAACCATTAATAAAAATGTCAACGATAAATTCCAGGATGTGCTACCCACCATCaacatcatcgtcgtcatcattacaGCAACAGCCATGATAATTAAGATAATGCGGACGAGGGCTGAAGATGATAATGAAAATAGTGACTGTGTCAAAATCAATACCCACCTTGTGGCATTGTTATTGGCTTCGGTGCCTGTTTCACAGCAGCTTTGTAAGATTCCGGGCCGTAATCATAATCTTCAGTGGTCGACTTGGCGATCTCGGCAATATTATCTTTGTTAATGTCATCTTCGGTTGATTTCTCAATGCCTtctatgtttttcaattttcctGCAATGCGGGAGGAAATCCCAAATATTACAGCAAGCAATGTTCTAAAGAACGTTTGCTAGAATTAATCAATGcttataattttcttttttatcatgAATGAAAACTAGCTGCTGAAAATAACAATGGGGTTAACCAGCGAAAACGAATAGGTTGTTCAAATGCATGAAGAATTCGTaaagagtgtgttcgctcatgtgaccagaagccatatttgcatgatgaaacaaaaagagggatttgcctaaaaatagagtttaatccccaaaagaatatttcactcctccaacatggccgccgtttctttgtttactcctccatcatggccgccgtgacgtcatgtgaacacactctataacTTTTGTCGTCGCTTAAGCAAGCGGCCTTTTTGAGCCACGGAaggaaaccggaagtgagctgttttcctatttaacttgtcttcataCTACCACATTTTTCTTTGCGCTACTAGAGACgactagtttgaaaatctgggagaggcCAATGTCCTAgtatgcgaaatgttcacttccggtttccatccggggctcaaaaacgtcgcgtgcTTCAGCTCCTCAATGCAATCTGCCACCGACTAATCTTTCAAGTGTCTTGGCGACGCGACCGCTGAGATTCACGATCAATTCCATGTTACGGGTACCTGAACTTGACCACTTATTTCAGGGAATGTCAATTCTACGACTTGAATTCTCACTTACCTCGTCTCCCGCAACCTCTTTTTCGCTCCAAATACTCCCTCAATCGGATATATCCTTTCTTGAATTGGTGTTCAACAAGTGCGCAATCAGTGACTTCGTCATCGAGTTCTGTGTCACCAACTCGATCTATAGCCAAAAAAAAAGCACGATGAATAAAGTTAACAAGTAACTTAAATGAGTCTGAGAGAAAATCCTATCGAAAAGTTTCAATGCCGCAAAAAGTAAACGAGGTTTTTTACCTCGACCATTAATGTATGTATACACTCGAGGAATAAAAGTCGACACTTTTTGGTTGGAATTAGAACAAAAACACTTTCTTCACGAGACAGTATTTGAAATTATTGAATTACGTTTCAAACTTTCGGACTGTGTATTATTTTCGTCAACGCCTTACACACGAGTCGTTCTTGTGCGTAACGAAGACAAAAATCGCATGGATATGAATCCACCATATGATGGGCCTGGACAAGAAGATTTCGTTGCGTTCAGTTTGCTTTAAAAATCACTTTAATTAAGTTAACTCTGTGATCGATGTTCTGAAAATACGACAGgtggaaattttgtttttctggcGCATTTGATCCTGTTATCGTAAATTatatagaaaaaaatattcataatAAGCATTAGTGCATATAATAAAGTTCAATTTCACTTACAAAATTGGTTGTCATACATGGAGTAATCTGAGGGCTTTTCGGGTGAGATGCTCCCAAGAGCAAAACCTTTTATGCAGATGAGAACAGAAACAATCACGGTCCATTTGGCAAACATGACAACTCAACCATCAAACTGATTTTACGCTGTAAGGAAACGTCGACAATAGAGATCCCACTTtcagttaaaacgaaaatcaaataATGGAAGAAAATGTCCCTAGACGAAAACGTTTCAGGGCCAATGATTTCATCGGTGTTTTGACAAGAATCGCGATTTTTTTATAGAGTATGACGCCATGGATGATGTTATTTAGCTACAGACAAAATGAAAGTTTGATCTAGATGGTTTCTGGTAGTTTTAGTTACTGGAACAGAGTTGCTACTACAATGTAATATTTTTTACATTATCGTGAATTTGAAGATATAGCTTTTCGAAAAACAACACGATATTCAACTTCAACCTTGATTATTCATAGCTGAGAAATTTCGTCGCCAAATGTCGATGTTGAAATCATTAACCAGCACTGTTTAGATCTGAAGGTGATGGAAAAAATGTTTCTCCGATATTGGAGAATGAACGACGATGTCTTTGTCACCTAAAACGAATACTTCAAGTGATAGTGGTAACTGGTTCGATAATTCCAAGTTTCACGGAAGTCAGCTTTTCGATGGTGGCTCGGAGAAACTCGGGAAAAATCCGAGTGTCATTCAATATACCTGTTATAGCCTGAATATCAGCCTCCGAAAAGGCGGCTGAAATATTCAGGCTACACCCTCAGCTTTTCCCACAAGAAGAGAGCCTAGACCCAAGTTACTGAAAAATAGTGCGCGTAACTGGGTTTGAGCCCCACACCTCCCCACTGAAAAATGTTGATGATTGCCTCGATTGTAGAGTCCGGTCAGTGTTGAAGGCGTTTTGTCGCTTT belongs to Acropora muricata isolate sample 2 chromosome 9, ASM3666990v1, whole genome shotgun sequence and includes:
- the LOC136927739 gene encoding uncharacterized protein, whose amino-acid sequence is MFAKWTVIVSVLICIKGFALGSISPEKPSDYSMYDNQFYRVGDTELDDEVTDCALVEHQFKKGYIRLREYLERKRGCGRRGKLKNIEGIEKSTEDDINKDNIAEIAKSTTEDYDYGPESYKAAVKQAPKPITMPQVIKTFQGHKLTQVPYHYAFPAKAAVPQRASHVSFQRNQPSRPTIADYENHSQDLALSFKSNPQYTTLASNSLEKGNYGSPTAQAYLASSFSHNNVDQYSRLASNSDNLNVQTPQHDLLQTFYPDTLHERSHTVANVAVGNPLFVKSLDAKTQAPLSAQNAATNKVSPLLENAIKNFEKNSFSKPANVSGYNRNQVKLQIFNKTATKPVNSGEKNNENENIDDAHADMRDPDTDAADDNSKSIDQEPPSEPGIDDEPAGQTMNEPNKSSTDGRPHNLKNPTQQAFISKGNPMFVKEPQDTSNQYQTAPASDTVNLPQPSINFDILKNRIMHSTNTTFLRRMLTLIRKITHHKDFQKLQGPARSFVAQADTAVQTLKNTFSEKSSTSPTNAGTGNQLNGNDFEVTKKSTAETPGAAYNSRIMMSPYANAYAQRKKSAVQIPSTAYNRRITMSSGNQHADNLYGNVYAQRKKFAVQRPITAYRSRIAMAQGSLGNGNIYDYAQRKKTAVQALNRALYSNRMAISSVNPGTVNQFYGNDYSLSKKFEIARNPYYANYYQLRQPYYRNIASMRYGLYNGNTP